CCTGAATGGCTCTTCATGGAATCACGGGACACGGTCGGCGACAGTGCCGAAACGATGGCTCTGCTGCTCCCCAACATCGCCGAAATGGACGACACGCCGCTCCACGTACTGGTCGAAGACCAATTGCTTCCGCTCAGATCTTCGGATGACGAAACACAAAAACAAGCCGTCACCGAAGCCTGGTCGCGGATGAACTACTCGCAGCGTCTCGTCTACAACAAACTGATCACCGGAGCATTTCGCGTCGGCGTTTCTCAGCTTTTGGTCACGCGTGCTTTGTCCCAGGTTTCCGAACTTCCGACCGACGTGATCGCGATGCGTCTGATGGGCGAATGGACGCCGAGTGCCATATTTTTCACCGAACTCCTCAACCCGGAACTCGACACCGACGAAACGCCGATCGCACGTCCGTTTCCATTTCACCTGGCACACCAAGCCGATTTCCCGATCGAAGATCTGGGCAATGTCTCCGACTGGGAAGCCGAGTGGAAATGGGACGGCATCCGGGCACAAGTCATCAAACGTGCCGACGAAGTTTTCATCTGGTCACGCGGCGAAGACCTGATGACCGAGCGTTTCCCCGAGATCGAAAACGCCGCCCGGGATCTGCCGAACGGAACAGTAATCGACGGCGAAATTCTGCCGTGGCTAGATGGCCGAGTACTGCCATTTACCGAACTGCAGAAACGCATCGGCCGCAAAAATCTGTCCGCAAAGATCCTGACCGAACTGCACGTGATCCTGCAAACCTATGATCTGCTCGAATACGAAGGCCGCGACATTCGTACATTCGACTTCAAAACACGGCGTGAATTGCTCGAGAAAACGATCGCCGAACTCGCGTCAGAAACGATCCGCCTAACCGATCCCGTCGCAGCGGCGAGTTGGGAAGACCTAGCCAAAATAAGAGAACAAAGCCGCTCGCTCGGCGTCGAGGGCTTTATGCTCAAACAGCGAAGTTCACCCTACCGAGTCGGCCGCCATCGCGGCGATTGGTGGAAATGGAAGATAGACCCGCTCACTATCGACTGCGTCCTGATCTACGCCCAAAAAGGCTCGGGCAAACGATCTAACCTGTTTACCGACTACACTTTCGCCGTCTGGAAAGGCGATGAACTCGTCCCGTTCGCCAAAGCCTATTCCGGCCTGACCGATGCGGAAATAAGAAAGGTCGACAGGTTTATTAGAGATAATACCGTTGAGACATTCGGCCCGGTGCGAAGCGTTAAACCCGAACTGGTGTTTGAACTCGCATTCGAAGCGATACAACGTTCGACCCGG
This sequence is a window from Acidobacteriota bacterium. Protein-coding genes within it:
- a CDS encoding ATP-dependent DNA ligase; its protein translation is MKLFTDLYVELDQTNKTNEKVEAMRFYFERACPHDAAWALYFLSGRKPRQIVPSKKLREWSLELSGIPEWLFMESRDTVGDSAETMALLLPNIAEMDDTPLHVLVEDQLLPLRSSDDETQKQAVTEAWSRMNYSQRLVYNKLITGAFRVGVSQLLVTRALSQVSELPTDVIAMRLMGEWTPSAIFFTELLNPELDTDETPIARPFPFHLAHQADFPIEDLGNVSDWEAEWKWDGIRAQVIKRADEVFIWSRGEDLMTERFPEIENAARDLPNGTVIDGEILPWLDGRVLPFTELQKRIGRKNLSAKILTELHVILQTYDLLEYEGRDIRTFDFKTRRELLEKTIAELASETIRLTDPVAAASWEDLAKIREQSRSLGVEGFMLKQRSSPYRVGRHRGDWWKWKIDPLTIDCVLIYAQKGSGKRSNLFTDYTFAVWKGDELVPFAKAYSGLTDAEIRKVDRFIRDNTVETFGPVRSVKPELVFELAFEAIQRSTRHKSGVAVRFPRISRWREDKTIKDADSLGTIHEMLDAFSKGGKSA